From Haloplasma contractile SSD-17B:
TGATGCGAATTGTTTCCTGTTCAAAACACATAATACATATATCATCAACATTAGTTTTTAGTCGAACGACTGTATCTTCCTTCGTTATATCTTTAACCTCTTCAATAAACGTCAGTTTAATTTGTTCTTTTTGATCATTAAAAAGTTCAGGTTTTACTGCATACGATGAATTATTCATGATGTTCTCTCCTTCTAAGTCATACTTTTTTATCGACCCTATTATACAAAAAAAACGGTTCCATGTCGATGAATTTTTAGAATACAGTCGCTATTGTACATCTAAAAACATATTTATACAAAAAACACAAAAAAAAGACCATAGTTAGTTAACTATGATCTATTTTATTATTATTTATTCTTGTTTAATGGCATCGTTTCTTTTTCTCTAGTGTTATTCATTTGCTGCTCTCGTCTTTCTTTTTCGCGGTGCTTCTTGATATTCTGACTGACCTTAAAGTCCTCTTCAAATTCTTCGTAATATGGATTATTTGGGTAGAGCTCCGGACGTTTTAATAGTTGCTTCGAATCATTAATGCTTGACTGAACTGTTATACTTCCCATTCCTGGTTGGTTACCATCATCATCGATATCCGCTTCATCATGATAATTACGACGGTTTTTATCACGCATATCCTCAAAATCTTTGATTGTTCCCATACTTAATCCTCCTCAATTAGTAGTTTATATTTAAAACACATTATTAGTTTTAGCGAATTAAGAAGAATTATATTACGTAAAAAATGGATAGTTTATTAGCTATTTTGTTATTTAAATCAATTTTTTAAAATAGGTTTAGAAATAGTTAACTATTTAGCTACACACAGAACCAAGAACTAGGAGAAAATTAAAAAAGATAATGAATTATTTAAGTTAATCTACTAAATTAACCTGTAATCTACTATCTATCTTTTTTATGATTCTCTTATTTTTAAGTAGTTTTAATTTATTTTTTAAATTACTTAGTACCATTATTTGTGTTAAACAGAGATACGGAGAAAAGGCAAACCTATAAAGAATAAGTTTGCCTTCAATTTATTATTCTATTAGTCCGCGTAATGCTTCTAATAACGATTCTGATAAAGTAGGGTGCGCATGAATAATTGATACAGCATCTAAAATTTTGATCCCCTGTTCAATTAATACGGTTGCTTCATGAACATAGTCTGATGCGTGTGGTCCAATGATATGAGCACCAATTAAACGATTATTATGAGCAATTACTTTAATAAATCCATCCGTCTTAGACATAGATAATGCTTTTCCATTTGCTCTAAACATGAATTTATTGACTTTAATATCCTCATATTTGTTATTCGCTTGTTCCTCTGTCAATCCAACTGATGCTATTTCAGGAAAAGTGAATACACATCCTGGAACAACATCAAAATTTGTTTTATTTTCAAAGTTTAGCATGTGATCAAGTGCTTTATAACTATGATAAGTTGCTGTATGAGCAAGCATCTCTTTACCAATTACATCACCTACTGCATAAATATGAGGCTGTGATGTTTGGAAATTATCACTAACTTTAATACCGTTTTGATCATACGATACATCAATTGAGGTAAGATTTAATCCATCTATAAATGCTCTTCTACCCGTTGACATAAGCACAAGATCACCATTTGCAGTCACCAGTTTTCCTTTTTTATTCTTACCCGTCACAGCAAGACCATCATCTAACTTCTCTATTTCTTCAACAGCCGTACCTGTATAGACCTTAATCCCTTGTTTTTTTAAATATACCTTTAAACGGGATGAAATGTCTTTATCAAAATTATTTAGTAGTTGATCTAGGAATTCAATGATCACTACTTCACTACCAAATTCATGAAATATGCTAGCCATCTCTACACCAATAACACCGCCACCAATGACTACTAAACGTTTTGGTACTTCGTCTACATCAAGCAAGTCTTTACTTGTATAAACACCATCATAGTTAACACCTTTAATCGGAATCACTTTCTCAGTAGAGCCGGTTGCTATAATAAAATATTTGGCTGTTAGCTGTGTTGTTTCTTCTTCATTCTTCTCTATAGTAACTGTATGTTCATCTATAAATGATGCTGTCCCATAAATCACATCAACCTTTGCTTTCTTAAGCATCAATTTAATATTACTTTGTAAGGTCTCAATTACTTGTGATTTTCGCTCCTGAACTTGATTAAAGTTTAAAGAATAATTGTCAAACGATATCCCGTATTCATTCGCCGACTTGAAATCACGAATCACCTCTGCATTACGGTATAATGCTTTTGTAGGAATACACCCATAATTTAAACAGGTTCCACCAACTTCATGTTTTTCGATAAGTGCTACACTTAACCCGTGTTTTGCTGCCTTTACTGCTACATCATATCCTCCTGGACCGCCACCAATAATAACAAGATCTTTATCGAATTGTTGCATTATTCGTTTGATGACTCCTCATTTGTCCATTT
This genomic window contains:
- the lpdA gene encoding dihydrolipoyl dehydrogenase, whose translation is MQQFDKDLVIIGGGPGGYDVAVKAAKHGLSVALIEKHEVGGTCLNYGCIPTKALYRNAEVIRDFKSANEYGISFDNYSLNFNQVQERKSQVIETLQSNIKLMLKKAKVDVIYGTASFIDEHTVTIEKNEEETTQLTAKYFIIATGSTEKVIPIKGVNYDGVYTSKDLLDVDEVPKRLVVIGGGVIGVEMASIFHEFGSEVVIIEFLDQLLNNFDKDISSRLKVYLKKQGIKVYTGTAVEEIEKLDDGLAVTGKNKKGKLVTANGDLVLMSTGRRAFIDGLNLTSIDVSYDQNGIKVSDNFQTSQPHIYAVGDVIGKEMLAHTATYHSYKALDHMLNFENKTNFDVVPGCVFTFPEIASVGLTEEQANNKYEDIKVNKFMFRANGKALSMSKTDGFIKVIAHNNRLIGAHIIGPHASDYVHEATVLIEQGIKILDAVSIIHAHPTLSESLLEALRGLIE